Proteins encoded together in one Vicia villosa cultivar HV-30 ecotype Madison, WI unplaced genomic scaffold, Vvil1.0 ctg.000772F_1_1_1, whole genome shotgun sequence window:
- the LOC131631081 gene encoding uncharacterized protein LOC131631081, translated as MDWTTSNSVGASGGMVILWKKGSLELNHSFIGSGFVGINVVWKGSCINLVNIYAPCSARPRRDLRRSLLERRGRSINEEWCLGDDFNEVTGSVERLGEGGYFCRRGTEEFRDFIGRMGVVDIPCVGGKYTWFKNNGKAIIRLDRFLVSKNLIEVWGVMDQRIGMVEDVGSRKGDFVLFEKLQRLKVRLKESTREVFGWIDLKVDKEVGIINETDEMLVENFGGGIEGFVETRRKTTNEVWKTLSLKESMLRLKSRQLWLKDGDKSTRFFHNSLKKRYRKNAILVLEGRDGRVEGVEEVKEEVKNHFENFFKEEDFFRAVPKGLNLNCLNEEDREWLERVPLVEEIKEEVWDCDGNKSPGPDGFTLAFFQLCWETIKGDIVRFVKDFFHKARLTKGCTSSFLALIPKVKNPQSLSEFRPIFLVGYLYKIPAKLLASRLRRVIGKLVSSNQTAFVPGRNIADGVLFVNEVLDLAKREKRSCVVLKVDFEKAYDRVLMDLMRKAITIGDFHDFKINDVEEVSMLQFADDIIIIGEGDTSNLWRMKTILRGFEIMSGLRINFHKSNIYGINVGEGYLEAASTFLLCKVDSLPFKFLRVRVGDSPRKISMWRELILVSKNRLAVWKGVVTCKVGDRREVPFGYGCWADSQPLMVIFPELYRKSFIVRVEG; from the exons ATGGATTGGACGACAAGTAATTCGGTAGGGGCGTCGGGAGGAATGGTAATATTATGGAAGAAAGGATCGTTAGAGCTTAATCACAGTTTCATCGGAAGTGGTTTTGTTGGTATTAATGTTGTTTGGAAAGGTTCTTGTATCAATCTTGTGAACATTTACGCTCCTTGTAGTGCAAGGCCAAGGAGAGATCTACGGAGGTCGTTGTTAGAAAGAAGGGGTAGAAGTATTAACGAGGAATGGTGCCTTGGCGATGACTTCAATGAAGTCACGGGCAGCGTTGAAAGATTAGGGGAAGGTGGCTACTTTTGTAGGAGAGGAACGGAGGAGTTCAGGGATTTCATTGGTCGTATGGGGGTTGTAGACATTCCATGTGTGGGAGGCAAGTACACTTGGTTTAAGAACAACGGTAAAGCTATAATTAGACTTGATAGATTTTTGGTTTCTAAAAATTTGATTGAAGTTTGGGGAGTGATGGATCAAAGGATAG GAATGGTCGAAGATGTTGGTTCAAGGAAGGGGGATTTCGTGTTGTTTGAGAAGCTTCAAAGGTTGAAAGTGCGTCTTAAAGAGTCGACTCGGGAGGTTTTTGGGTGGATAGATTTAAAGGTGGACAAAGAGGTGGGAATTATCAATGAGACGGATGAAATGTTGGTGGAAAATTTTGGGGGCGGCATTGAAGGTTTCGTAGAGACGAGAAGGAAAACTACTAACGAAGTGTGGAAGACGTTAAGCTTGAAAGAGAGTATGTTAAGGCTTAAGTCTAGGCAATTGTGGTTGAAGGACGGGGACAAGAGTACTCGGTTTTTCCATAACTCTCTCAAGAAGAGGTATCGTAAGAATGCTATTTTGGTGTTGGAAGGAAGGGATGGTAGGGTGGAAGGGGTAGAAGAGGTGAAGGAGGAGGTTAAAAACCactttgagaatttcttcaaaGAAGAAGATTTTTTTAGGGCGGTGCCGAAGGGCTTGAATCTTAATTGCTTGAATGAAGAGGATAGAGAGTGGTTGGAAAGGGTGCCTTTGGTAGAAGAGATAAAGGAGGAGGTATGGGATTGTGATGGTAACAAgagtccgggtccggatggttTTACTCTCGCGTTTTTCCAACTTTGTTGGGAAACGATTAAGGGTGATATCGTTAGATTCGTGAAGGACTTCTTTCATAAGGCAAGGCTCACTAAAGGTTGTACTTCTTCTTTTTTAGCTTTAATACCAAAAGTTAAAAATCCTCAATCTTTATCGGAGTTTAGACCAATTTTTTTAGTGGGGTATTTGTATAAGATACCAGCGAAGCTCTTAGCAAGTAGGTTGAGAAGAGTTATTGGGAAGTTGGTCTCAAGTAATCAAACGGCGTTTGTCCCGGGAAGAAATATCGCGGATGGGGTTCTATTCGTGAATGAGGTGTTGGACCTAGCCAAAAGAGAAAAACGGAGTTGTGTGGTTTTGAAGGTTGATTTTGAGAAAGCCTACGATCGG GTTCTTATGGATTTGATGAGAAAGGCCATCACTATTGGTGATTTCCATGATTTCAAGATAAATGATGTGGAGGAGGTTAGTATGCTCCAATTCGCGGACGATATCATAATTATTGGGGAAGGAGACACCTCTAATTTGTGGCGCATGAAAACGATTCTTAGGGGCTTTGAGATAATGTCGGGTTTGAGGATCAATTTTCATAAGAGTAACATATATGGAATTAACGTAGGAGAAGGGTACCTAGAGGCGGCCTCTACCTTCCTTTTGTGCAAGGTAGATAGTCTACCGTTTAAATTTCTCAGAGTTAGGGTGGGTGATAGTCCGAGGAAGATTTCCATGTGGCGGGAGTTGATTTTGGTTTCGAAGAATAGATTGGCGGTGTGGAAAG GTGTTGTTACGTGCAAGGTAGGGGACCGGCGGGAAGTACCGTTTGGGTACGGATGCTGGGCAGACTCTCAGCCGTTGATGGTGATTTTTCCGGAGCTTTATCGTAAAAGCTTCATCGTACGTGTGGAAGGTTAA